Genomic DNA from Streptomyces sp. PCS3-D2:
GACGGCAGCGCGCTGTTGCAGCCCGGTCCGTTCCTCACGGCGGCCAATGCCGTCACCCTGGCCATGGACGCGTGCGTGATCCCGCTCGTCCTGGTGCTCACCAGACCCTGGGGGCTGAGAACCCCCGGCTGGATGCTGACCCTTCCGGCGTTCGCCGCCACCGGCCTGCTGACCCCGATCCTCCTGGCTTTCCCGGGGCAGTTGCTCGTACGCGCCCTGGGCTTCGGATCCGGCCCCGAAGCGGCGGCCGCGCGGGAGCCCTTCCTGGACTCCTGGGTCTTCACCGTCGTGTACACGGGATTCACCGTCCAAGGACTCACCCTGGCCGCGCTGTTCGTGCCCTATGCGCGCAAGCGTTGGGGCCGGCGGTGGCAGGGCGTGGTGGGAGAGCGGCTGCCGCGACTCACGGGGGTGGTGGCGGCAGCCGCGACCTCCGGTGCCCTGGCTCTGACGGCGCTGTTCCTCTACTGGGCCGCAGGCGGCACCGCAGGGCTGAGTGCCGAGCGGGCCGAGGCCCATACGGCGGAGAGCGCCGTCGTGTCCCTGGCCCACGCGATGTGCGCGCTCGCCGCAGGAGCGGGGGCGCTGCTCCTGGCCCGCGGCGGAGCCCTTCGGGCGCGGTGGCCGCTCGGGCTCGCCTGGGTCGGTGCCGCCGCGACCCTGGCGTGGGGGGTCTTCACACTGGCCGTCTCATGGGGGCCGCAGGTCGACGGCGGTGAAGGCCCCTCCACCGCCGAGCAGTTGATCTACGCTGGCCAGATGGTCACGGGATCGCTCGCCACCGCCGTCCTCACCCGGTTCCTCATATCCCGACGCGAGCATTGATGCGCGGCGGCCTGAGCCGGCTGCTGGGCGCGCCGGCCCGGCTGCGATGGGTCCACCAGATCCTCGGCGGAGCCCTGCTGATGCCCTACTTCCTCCTGGCCACCGTGGGGGTCGGTATGGCGGCCGACGGAGCCAACGCCCTGTCCTCCCTGCCGCTGTCCCTCGCGGCCTACGCCGCGGCTCTGCCCCTGGCCGCCGTCACGGGGGTGTACGGCCTGGTCCGGCCGCTGTCGGTGAGTGCTGTCCGGGCCATGTGCCAGGTGCCGGGGGAGCGGCTGGCCGAAGGGCCGGCGCGGTCCTGGGCCGCGCGGGGGCGCGCGTCCGCGTGGTGGACCCTGCACCTGGGGGTCGGGGCGCTCGTCAGCGGCATGACGCTGGCCGTGCCTCCCCTGGCGGTGGTGCTGCTCGTGCTGCCGTTCGTGAGCGGCCTGCGCGAAGCCCGTCTGGGGTTCGGGTGGTTCGGCACGGGCGTCGAGACGTACGCGGCTCCCCTTGTCGGGATCGGCCTGCTGGCCGCGCTCACCCTGTGCGCGGCCGCCGCCGGGGAGCTGCTGGCCAAGCTGGCACCCGTACTGCTCGGGCCCACCGCCGCGGACCGGCTCGCCGCGGCCGAGGACCGTGCCGCCGACCTGGCCGTGCGCAACCGGCTGGCCCGGGAGCTGCACGACGCCGTGGGGCACGCCCTCAGCGCCGTCACTCTCCAGGCGGCC
This window encodes:
- a CDS encoding sensor histidine kinase, producing the protein MRGGLSRLLGAPARLRWVHQILGGALLMPYFLLATVGVGMAADGANALSSLPLSLAAYAAALPLAAVTGVYGLVRPLSVSAVRAMCQVPGERLAEGPARSWAARGRASAWWTLHLGVGALVSGMTLAVPPLAVVLLVLPFVSGLREARLGFGWFGTGVETYAAPLVGIGLLAALTLCAAAAGELLAKLAPVLLGPTAADRLAAAEDRAADLAVRNRLARELHDAVGHALSAVTLQAAAARRMLERDPAFVREALAAIEDTTRRTVGELDAVLGLLREGEPAGPEGPPGRAPTLAADLDGLLDRTRAAGTGVSAHQDPGPAGDWARLPEITSREAYRIVQEGLSNALRHGAGPVDLRILVRAGQDTERRELEITMTNPPAAPEGREPRTGGGRGLRGCAERAALLGGSIEAGPYQSRWRLRAVLPLAGADR